One Candidatus Binatia bacterium DNA window includes the following coding sequences:
- a CDS encoding AMP-binding protein, translated as MTAFPQFSPEYRERFVSQELWLDRTLHDYFAEAVEKAPDQVALIEGDRRVTFSQWDAMAERAAAGLTRLGLGKGDIVTVQLPNWIEMCVSQIALSRIGAVIQPMHTVYREREMASMLEFCNSRAILLPQEYAGFAHADAAVALQPELPQLDHVVVVRGEASGALSWDELLASTDGLAAHEKAHPVHADDVFYLNFTSGTEGAPKGFLHTHNTMLSVLKRFADMQTEADPSSKNDVLLANSPMTHSFGHLSTYQLLLRQVRMVLVERFSPSQTLRLIADERVSSISGTPAHLISILHHADFEKTDTSCINSVGVGGSQCPPQLMADIEKHFGVRVGNMYGMGENILHTRTMPTDSHEIIRETVGMPVPGAELKIFAADHAREQPQGEVGEIAFRGPTLFLGYYRNPERTAETRNDDGWFFTGDLGFVDERGYLHMAGRKKEQINRGGTKIFPKEIEDLLHSHPSVQKAAVVGMPDYRLGERVCAYLELERDSAVTLDELREFLTSKQVMKHKIPERLEIVSELPQTPTGKIQKGPLVEDIKAKLEAEAGSAEGG; from the coding sequence TTGACCGCGTTCCCGCAGTTCTCGCCTGAATATCGCGAACGGTTCGTCTCGCAGGAGCTGTGGCTCGACCGAACCCTGCACGACTATTTCGCCGAAGCCGTCGAGAAGGCGCCGGATCAGGTGGCGCTCATCGAAGGCGATCGTCGCGTCACGTTCTCACAGTGGGATGCGATGGCCGAGCGCGCCGCCGCGGGTCTCACGAGGCTCGGCCTCGGCAAGGGCGACATCGTGACCGTCCAGTTGCCGAACTGGATTGAGATGTGTGTCTCACAGATCGCCTTGTCGCGCATCGGTGCTGTCATTCAGCCGATGCACACGGTCTATCGCGAGCGCGAGATGGCATCGATGCTCGAGTTCTGTAACTCCCGCGCGATCCTGCTGCCGCAAGAGTACGCCGGTTTTGCCCACGCGGATGCGGCCGTGGCGCTGCAGCCGGAGCTGCCCCAGTTGGACCATGTCGTCGTCGTGCGCGGCGAGGCGTCGGGGGCGTTATCGTGGGACGAGCTTCTCGCGAGCACGGACGGTCTGGCCGCCCACGAGAAGGCTCATCCGGTCCACGCGGACGACGTCTTCTATCTGAACTTCACGTCCGGCACCGAAGGTGCGCCGAAAGGCTTCCTGCATACGCACAACACGATGCTGTCGGTTTTGAAGCGCTTCGCCGACATGCAGACCGAAGCCGACCCGTCTTCAAAGAACGACGTACTGCTGGCGAATAGTCCGATGACGCACTCGTTCGGCCATCTGAGCACCTACCAGCTGCTCCTGCGGCAGGTGCGGATGGTTCTGGTCGAGAGGTTCTCACCGTCCCAGACGTTGCGTTTGATCGCGGACGAGCGGGTCTCGTCGATCTCCGGCACGCCTGCTCATCTCATTAGCATTCTGCATCACGCGGACTTCGAGAAGACGGACACCAGCTGCATCAACAGCGTCGGCGTCGGCGGTTCGCAATGCCCGCCGCAACTGATGGCGGACATCGAGAAGCACTTCGGCGTGCGCGTGGGGAACATGTACGGGATGGGCGAGAACATCCTGCACACCCGAACGATGCCGACCGACTCGCACGAGATCATCCGCGAGACCGTCGGGATGCCGGTGCCCGGCGCCGAGTTGAAGATCTTCGCCGCGGATCACGCTCGCGAGCAGCCTCAGGGCGAGGTCGGCGAGATCGCCTTCCGAGGCCCCACGCTATTCCTCGGCTACTACCGAAATCCGGAGCGGACGGCGGAGACCCGGAACGACGACGGGTGGTTCTTCACTGGCGACCTCGGGTTCGTCGACGAGCGCGGCTACCTCCACATGGCGGGCCGCAAGAAGGAACAGATCAATCGGGGCGGAACAAAGATCTTCCCCAAGGAAATCGAGGACCTCCTGCACTCGCATCCGAGTGTTCAGAAGGCCGCCGTCGTCGGCATGCCGGACTATCGGCTCGGCGAGCGCGTCTGCGCCTATCTCGAACTCGAGAGGGACTCGGCCGTAACGCTGGACGAGCTCCGGGAGTTCCTCACGTCGAAGCAAGTCATGAAGCACAAGATCCCCGAGCGGCTGGAGATCGTCAGCGAGCTGCCGCAAACCCCGACTGGGAAGATCCAGAAGGGTCCTCTGGTCGAGGACATCAAAGCGAAGCTCGAGGCCGAAGCCGGCTCGGCGGAAGGAGGATGA
- a CDS encoding MaoC family dehydratase N-terminal domain-containing protein, with product MSFGKITDEGVEKLRSRIGVERKGSTMHRRGPLKLSGETINRFALGCGDDNPVYIDREYAESTRHGARIAPASISGYMERSNGASDGFPGCHTIWRDAKYEWNRSMREGDVLDSSSYLRKVEIIPSKFGGGRAAVMDYETEIVDAEGEPLGRYDTSWHRFERSSAKKASTLKKRELPMYTPDDIERIKGDYRKEKRRGADTLHWEEVQLEEEIPFVVKGPTTQISKFAFESWQGASGWFVGHKFAFDMFDKHPGLPFINEQGIPEAPVAIHWSNERSQKILGLPGAYEAGYERTSWIVHMLQNWMGDDGHLYTLTQKYPTFNLLGDTSWCHGTVREKFLLDEPVDGKRHAVRCDIWSINQRGDITTTGQAVVLLPGADGNP from the coding sequence TTGTCGTTCGGAAAAATCACCGACGAGGGCGTCGAGAAGCTACGTTCCCGCATCGGCGTGGAGCGCAAGGGCTCGACAATGCATCGCCGTGGACCGCTCAAGCTCAGTGGCGAGACCATAAACCGGTTCGCGCTGGGTTGTGGCGATGACAATCCGGTGTACATCGATCGCGAGTACGCCGAGTCGACTCGGCACGGCGCGCGGATCGCGCCGGCAAGCATCAGCGGTTACATGGAGCGCTCGAATGGCGCTTCGGATGGTTTCCCGGGCTGCCACACGATCTGGCGCGACGCGAAATACGAGTGGAACCGCTCGATGCGTGAGGGCGACGTCCTCGACTCGAGTAGCTACCTGCGCAAGGTCGAGATCATCCCGAGCAAGTTCGGCGGTGGGCGCGCGGCGGTCATGGACTACGAGACCGAGATCGTGGACGCGGAGGGCGAGCCTCTCGGACGGTACGATACCTCGTGGCACCGGTTTGAGCGTTCGAGCGCGAAGAAGGCGAGCACGCTCAAGAAGCGCGAACTCCCGATGTACACGCCCGACGACATCGAGCGCATCAAGGGCGACTATCGCAAGGAGAAACGTCGCGGCGCCGACACGCTCCACTGGGAAGAGGTCCAACTCGAGGAGGAGATCCCCTTTGTCGTGAAGGGACCCACGACCCAGATCAGCAAGTTCGCCTTCGAGAGCTGGCAGGGCGCGAGCGGTTGGTTCGTCGGACACAAGTTCGCGTTCGACATGTTCGACAAGCATCCGGGTCTACCGTTCATCAACGAGCAGGGGATCCCGGAGGCGCCGGTCGCGATTCACTGGTCGAACGAGCGCTCCCAAAAGATCCTCGGTCTCCCGGGCGCCTACGAAGCCGGCTACGAGCGCACCAGCTGGATCGTCCACATGCTCCAGAACTGGATGGGCGACGACGGACACCTCTACACGCTCACGCAGAAGTACCCGACGTTCAATTTGCTCGGGGACACGAGCTGGTGCCATGGCACGGTGAGGGAGAAGTTCCTCCTCGACGAGCCCGTGGACGGCAAGCGCCACGCCGTACGGTGCGACATCTGGTCGATCAATCAGCGCGGGGACATCACGACGACCGGTCAGGCCGTCGTTCTGCTCCCGGGCGCCGACGGAAACCCCTGA
- a CDS encoding SDR family NAD(P)-dependent oxidoreductase → MRPEVLDQLFSLRGKVAIVTGAGSGIGCGIAMRLAELGADVAVADLDLAQAERVTGLVKDAGAKGLAIQGDVSVEADVATMVDGTVAELGAVDILVNNAGIYPTNPIAEMPVEEWDRVFAVNVRGAMLCTREATRAMRKAGKGGSIVNISSIESMHPTFVGLGHYAASKGAVNMMTKSAALEFAPDNITVNAVCPGGIETEGTQEAFGDGLKEQLEERIPLHRVGRPEEIGGVVAFLASAAGSYITGATLVVDGGYLIT, encoded by the coding sequence ATGCGACCCGAAGTTCTCGATCAGCTCTTCTCTCTTCGCGGCAAGGTGGCGATTGTCACCGGCGCCGGTTCGGGAATCGGGTGTGGCATTGCGATGCGTTTGGCGGAACTCGGCGCGGACGTCGCGGTTGCAGACCTGGACCTGGCGCAGGCCGAGCGCGTGACGGGACTCGTGAAAGACGCGGGTGCAAAGGGGCTTGCAATCCAGGGTGACGTCTCGGTCGAGGCCGACGTGGCCACGATGGTGGATGGGACCGTGGCGGAGCTCGGCGCAGTGGACATCCTGGTGAACAACGCTGGGATATATCCGACGAACCCGATCGCGGAGATGCCGGTCGAGGAGTGGGACCGGGTCTTCGCCGTGAACGTCCGCGGCGCGATGCTTTGCACGCGCGAGGCGACGCGCGCGATGCGGAAAGCCGGCAAGGGTGGGTCGATCGTGAACATTTCTTCGATCGAGTCCATGCACCCGACGTTCGTCGGCCTTGGCCACTACGCGGCGTCAAAGGGCGCCGTCAACATGATGACCAAGTCCGCCGCGCTCGAGTTCGCGCCGGACAATATCACCGTGAACGCAGTCTGCCCCGGCGGCATCGAGACCGAGGGGACGCAGGAAGCATTCGGTGACGGCTTGAAGGAGCAGCTCGAGGAGCGCATTCCCCTCCACCGCGTCGGGCGACCGGAGGAGATCGGCGGCGTGGTCGCATTCCTGGCCAGCGCAGCCGGCTCGTACATTACCGGCGCCACGCTGGTCGTGGACGGCGGCTACCTCATCACCTGA
- a CDS encoding FAD-dependent oxidoreductase has translation MTAVDHLFRPIQIGPMRVPNRIVETTYSINSGRADGLPDAPFIEHHVRRARGGAGWIGNETWLLPTPLPPGRADEILPGTGAVAFAVYEHPEFVSRVRAFTDAVHEHGAVAVMQLTHLQSLMCPSPASMTLNMDTIPHALEEDEIEWILETYAIAAERFRDAGADAVEIHCAHEALPQWFLSPTTNQRTDRWGGSEENRIRFVVEAVRGVRARVGSDLAVGLRICADEYRDDGYDLEDMKRMAAAICAACEIDYLSVDVGSTYGRPSYISPVHVPVAGFASHAAAIREAVAVPVLYAGRVNDPEVAADLLVRDQVDLVGMTRALIADPEMPRKVREGRTAEVRKCIGCNTCIGKVVHAEVKTPLCSVNPMVGHELEWNDEPAATLKRVWVIGGGPAGLEAARVAATRGHRVTLVEAAEELGGMMRLAASTPGRAAFLDFPDFLAGALRRLDVDVRCARRVSCEDVLADRPDVVIVATGATPRRASFSGPNVVDFAEVLSGDVPVGDHVVIASEDDHMITPGVADHLASHNKRVEIVQKWLMPGSQIDRYTQGEIFHRLYAGGVVIHPSTRAHSFEGGRVGTRNAHTGVEGTIDDVDTLVLSLGAQSEDSLYRELKGKVPELYLVGSAFAPRQIADATQHGASVARLI, from the coding sequence TTGACCGCTGTCGACCACCTGTTCCGTCCCATCCAGATCGGTCCCATGCGGGTGCCGAACCGGATCGTAGAGACGACCTACTCGATCAATTCGGGTCGGGCGGACGGACTCCCGGATGCGCCTTTCATCGAGCATCACGTTCGGAGGGCGCGTGGGGGGGCGGGGTGGATCGGGAACGAGACGTGGCTTCTGCCAACGCCGCTGCCCCCGGGCCGGGCGGATGAGATTCTGCCAGGCACCGGGGCGGTAGCGTTCGCAGTGTACGAGCACCCGGAATTCGTGTCTCGTGTGCGCGCGTTCACGGATGCAGTGCATGAACACGGGGCCGTGGCTGTGATGCAGCTGACGCATCTGCAGTCGCTGATGTGTCCGTCGCCGGCGTCCATGACGCTCAACATGGACACGATCCCGCACGCGCTCGAAGAGGATGAGATCGAGTGGATCCTCGAGACGTACGCGATCGCGGCGGAGCGGTTTCGTGACGCTGGGGCCGATGCGGTCGAGATTCACTGTGCGCACGAGGCGCTGCCGCAGTGGTTCCTCTCGCCCACCACGAATCAGCGCACGGACCGGTGGGGCGGGTCGGAAGAGAACCGGATTCGCTTCGTCGTCGAGGCGGTTCGGGGCGTGCGTGCCCGCGTCGGTTCGGACCTTGCCGTGGGACTTCGGATCTGTGCCGACGAGTATCGCGACGACGGATACGATCTCGAAGACATGAAGAGAATGGCGGCTGCGATCTGCGCCGCCTGCGAGATCGACTACCTGAGCGTCGACGTCGGCTCGACGTACGGCCGACCGAGCTACATCTCTCCGGTGCACGTTCCGGTCGCAGGCTTTGCGTCGCATGCGGCGGCGATTCGCGAGGCGGTTGCGGTTCCGGTGCTCTACGCCGGTCGGGTGAACGATCCGGAGGTGGCGGCCGACCTCCTCGTGCGAGACCAGGTCGACCTCGTCGGGATGACGCGAGCGCTCATCGCGGATCCCGAGATGCCGCGTAAGGTCCGCGAAGGGCGTACCGCCGAGGTACGGAAGTGCATCGGCTGTAATACCTGTATCGGCAAGGTCGTCCACGCGGAGGTGAAGACCCCGTTGTGCTCCGTGAATCCCATGGTCGGTCACGAGCTCGAATGGAACGACGAACCCGCGGCGACTCTGAAGCGGGTCTGGGTGATCGGCGGCGGCCCCGCCGGCCTCGAGGCCGCCCGCGTTGCGGCGACGCGAGGCCACCGCGTGACGTTGGTCGAAGCGGCCGAAGAACTTGGCGGGATGATGCGCCTCGCGGCGTCGACCCCCGGGCGCGCCGCCTTTCTGGACTTCCCCGATTTCCTCGCGGGGGCGCTTCGTCGGCTCGACGTCGACGTCCGCTGCGCAAGGCGCGTGTCCTGCGAGGATGTGCTCGCAGACCGACCCGACGTCGTCATCGTCGCGACCGGCGCCACGCCGCGCCGCGCGAGCTTCTCCGGTCCGAACGTGGTCGACTTCGCAGAGGTGCTCTCGGGCGACGTGCCGGTAGGTGACCATGTCGTGATCGCATCAGAGGACGATCACATGATCACCCCCGGCGTGGCCGACCATCTCGCTTCCCACAACAAGCGCGTGGAGATCGTGCAGAAGTGGCTGATGCCCGGTTCGCAGATCGACCGCTACACGCAGGGCGAGATCTTCCATCGCCTCTACGCCGGCGGGGTCGTCATCCATCCCTCGACGCGTGCCCACTCCTTCGAAGGCGGGCGCGTCGGGACGCGGAACGCGCACACCGGGGTCGAGGGAACGATCGACGACGTCGACACTCTCGTTCTGAGCCTTGGCGCACAGAGCGAGGACTCGCTTTATCGCGAGCTCAAAGGCAAGGTCCCCGAGCTCTATCTAGTCGGTTCGGCGTTCGCGCCGCGACAGATTGCCGACGCAACGCAGCACGGTGCCAGTGTGGCGCGCCTGATTTGA
- a CDS encoding acyl-CoA dehydrogenase family protein — MDLNDSTEDAVFRAELRAWFEQNLAEVGRLPSDPAAAVDHSRAWQRRLCEAGYVGLAWPKDCGGREASPTQQVIFAEEGARAGAPALINTIAINILGPALIQHGSEEQKQHYLPRILRAEDIWCQGFSEPGAGSDLASLRTRAVVDGDALVVNGQKVWTSLGPIADWCFLLVRTGEEPIGQGGITYVLMDMRSEGVRIQPIRQITGKSHFSEIFLEDVRIPRANIVGEMDAGWAVARSTLSAERSGLSGVVELERSLGRLRDLAEQRDRLDDPVVRQQLAKLYIQKQALKYTGYRVLTKQLRGAALGPESSIGKLAASEFRRGIMDTALDLQGPYATIGRGNPQALDRGRWQGLYLDARAYTIGGGTSEIMRNIIAERALGLPKSVPAGGTR; from the coding sequence ATGGATCTCAACGACTCCACAGAAGACGCAGTGTTCCGCGCGGAGCTCCGTGCCTGGTTCGAGCAGAACCTCGCCGAAGTGGGACGACTTCCGTCCGATCCGGCGGCGGCGGTCGATCACTCGCGCGCGTGGCAGCGGCGTTTGTGCGAGGCGGGATACGTTGGACTCGCCTGGCCGAAGGACTGCGGCGGCCGTGAGGCATCGCCAACGCAGCAGGTGATCTTCGCCGAGGAGGGGGCGCGCGCCGGTGCGCCGGCCCTTATCAATACGATCGCGATCAACATCCTCGGCCCCGCTCTGATCCAACACGGTAGTGAGGAACAGAAGCAGCACTATCTGCCCCGGATCCTGCGCGCGGAGGACATCTGGTGTCAGGGATTCTCGGAACCGGGTGCCGGCTCCGATCTGGCCTCGCTCCGCACGCGCGCGGTCGTCGATGGCGACGCGCTCGTCGTGAACGGCCAGAAAGTCTGGACGAGTCTCGGTCCGATCGCCGACTGGTGCTTCCTGTTGGTGCGCACCGGCGAGGAGCCGATCGGTCAGGGCGGGATCACCTACGTGCTGATGGACATGCGCAGCGAAGGCGTGCGCATTCAGCCCATCCGGCAGATCACGGGGAAGAGTCACTTCAGCGAGATTTTCCTGGAAGACGTCCGCATCCCGCGCGCGAACATCGTGGGTGAGATGGACGCGGGTTGGGCGGTGGCCCGGTCGACACTCTCGGCGGAACGCAGCGGCCTGTCCGGCGTCGTAGAGCTAGAGCGGTCGCTCGGTCGACTGCGGGACCTCGCCGAACAGCGCGACCGACTCGACGATCCGGTCGTCCGCCAACAGTTGGCCAAGCTTTACATTCAGAAGCAGGCGCTCAAGTACACGGGCTACCGGGTTCTCACGAAGCAGCTCCGAGGAGCGGCGCTCGGCCCGGAGTCCTCGATCGGCAAGCTCGCCGCGTCGGAGTTCCGACGCGGCATCATGGACACCGCTCTGGATCTACAGGGTCCGTACGCGACGATCGGCCGCGGTAATCCGCAAGCGCTCGACCGCGGGCGTTGGCAGGGTCTGTACCTCGACGCACGCGCCTACACGATCGGCGGCGGCACTTCGGAGATCATGCGGAACATCATTGCGGAACGGGCCTTGGGCCTTCCCAAGTCGGTTCCAGCAGGAGGCACTCGATGA
- a CDS encoding glucose 1-dehydrogenase — protein MTTALERRFSLAGKVAMVSGAGQGIGRGIALCLAEAGAAVAVQDLSAESANTVAEEIKALGGRAASVGGDMSKVESIDAWLEVAQKELGVPEILVNNAGIYPFASFLELQLEEWDRVLALNLRSAFVATQKVGQAMADGGKGGRIVNIASIQGLRPSGPGVAAYNMSKAGVIMLTKSAALELAEYGVGVNAIAPGIVATPGTKEIIDTNQLGDPKDLVPLGGRWASTDDVANAVLYLSSPAGSYITGETIVVDGGYLLK, from the coding sequence ATGACGACGGCTTTAGAACGACGGTTTTCCCTCGCGGGGAAGGTTGCGATGGTTTCCGGCGCAGGCCAAGGAATTGGACGTGGGATCGCTCTATGTCTGGCGGAGGCGGGCGCGGCGGTAGCCGTGCAGGACTTGTCCGCGGAATCCGCGAACACGGTCGCAGAAGAGATCAAGGCGCTTGGTGGCCGGGCCGCTTCGGTCGGCGGTGACATGAGCAAGGTCGAGTCGATCGACGCGTGGCTTGAGGTCGCGCAGAAGGAACTCGGGGTTCCCGAGATCCTGGTGAACAACGCGGGCATCTACCCGTTCGCGAGCTTCCTCGAACTGCAGCTCGAAGAGTGGGACAGAGTCCTCGCGTTGAACCTGCGCTCGGCGTTCGTCGCGACTCAGAAGGTCGGACAGGCGATGGCCGACGGCGGTAAAGGCGGCCGGATCGTGAACATCGCATCGATTCAGGGCCTGCGGCCTTCGGGCCCCGGCGTCGCCGCTTACAACATGAGCAAGGCGGGCGTGATCATGCTGACGAAGTCCGCGGCGCTGGAGCTGGCGGAGTACGGCGTCGGCGTGAATGCGATTGCCCCGGGTATTGTCGCGACTCCAGGAACGAAAGAGATCATCGACACCAACCAACTCGGCGACCCGAAGGACCTCGTGCCTCTCGGCGGCCGTTGGGCGAGCACGGACGACGTCGCGAACGCCGTCCTCTACCTCTCGAGCCCGGCCGGCTCGTA